The Acidobacteriota bacterium genome has a window encoding:
- a CDS encoding Uma2 family endonuclease yields the protein MTATTQAAFEDDLDYEIVDGQKEAKMAGAKPGSINAQLIIELGIYLKQNPIGKLYTSNTTFQIGVNERMPDVGFVFSQRIPAEGEPSGKWKIAPDLAIEVISPNDVWDKVNRKVREYFAAGVQQVWLVSQVEQEVTIYDSPTRIRVVTADQELTSEALLPGFKCRVSALFRS from the coding sequence ATGACCGCGACAACGCAAGCGGCATTTGAAGATGACCTGGATTACGAAATCGTTGATGGGCAAAAGGAGGCCAAGATGGCGGGAGCCAAACCTGGCAGTATCAATGCGCAACTGATCATTGAACTGGGTATTTACCTCAAACAAAATCCTATTGGAAAACTGTACACCTCCAACACGACGTTTCAGATTGGTGTTAATGAGCGGATGCCGGATGTCGGGTTTGTTTTTTCGCAACGTATTCCTGCCGAAGGCGAGCCGAGCGGCAAATGGAAAATCGCTCCTGACCTTGCGATTGAAGTAATCTCGCCAAACGATGTTTGGGACAAGGTGAATCGCAAAGTTCGCGAATACTTCGCGGCGGGCGTGCAGCAAGTCTGGCTGGTCTCGCAAGTAGAGCAGGAAGTGACGATTTACGATTCACCGACGCGAATTCGCGTCGTCACCGCCGACCAGGAACTGACCAGCGAAGCCCTCTTGCCTGGCTTCAAATGCCGCGTTAGTGCGCTCTTCCGGAGTTAG
- the mtnC gene encoding acireductone synthase has translation MTTIRLNEPVPVILLDIEGTTTPIDFVYQVLFPYARLHLKEYLALHWSEHEVQEDLLGLRAEHAADVAHQLAPPVWAESAVLESAAAYLLWLMEQDRKSTALKSLQGKIWATGYRQGELRSVMFEDVPRALARWYEQERRVCLYSSGSVLAQKLLFAHTTAGDLTSCLSGYFDTTSGPKRAAHSYQTIAAALAVSPAHVAFISDVTAELEAAHAAGLQTLLAVRPGNAPAVPPGFSQQVQSFDEVFPR, from the coding sequence ATGACGACGATTCGCTTGAATGAACCAGTGCCAGTCATCCTGCTCGACATCGAAGGCACGACGACGCCGATAGATTTCGTGTATCAGGTGCTGTTCCCTTACGCGCGCCTTCATCTGAAAGAATATCTGGCGCTGCATTGGTCAGAGCATGAAGTGCAGGAAGATTTGCTCGGCTTGCGCGCGGAACATGCAGCCGATGTCGCACATCAGCTTGCGCCGCCAGTTTGGGCTGAGAGCGCAGTGTTGGAATCTGCGGCGGCGTATCTGCTGTGGCTGATGGAGCAGGATCGCAAATCCACCGCGCTCAAATCACTGCAAGGGAAAATCTGGGCGACAGGTTATCGGCAGGGCGAGTTGCGTAGCGTGATGTTTGAAGACGTGCCGCGCGCGCTGGCTCGTTGGTATGAACAAGAGCGGCGCGTTTGCCTCTATTCGTCTGGCAGCGTGCTGGCGCAAAAGTTGCTCTTTGCGCATACCACGGCAGGCGATTTGACCAGTTGCTTGAGCGGCTATTTTGACACCACCAGCGGCCCGAAACGCGCGGCACATAGTTATCAAACCATCGCGGCGGCTTTGGCGGTCAGTCCGGCGCATGTCGCTTTCATTTCTGACGTGACAGCGGAGTTGGAAGCTGCCCACGCCGCCGGGTTGCAAACTTTGCTGGCTGTGCGCCCGGGGAATGCGCCTGCCGTGCCGCCGGGTTTTAGCCAGCAGGTGCAGAGCTTTGATGAGGTTTTTCCGCGTTGA
- a CDS encoding ABC transporter ATP-binding protein has product MARELAIPFYPETRTVQTHADGQARAEARTALRVQHLVKYIGDELILDDVSFSVAEGESLVLLGPSGSGKSTTLRLLAGLAGPDGGGIFLKGRHIEHLRARERNIGVIFQHYSLFPRMTVAENIAFGLKIRGVKKQQRFEKADEMLTMIGLTEHRDKYPAQLSGGQQQRVAIARALAYEPDLLLFDESFSALDPQTRVGLRREIRALLRRLRVPAIFITHDQEEGMELGDQIAILNRGRIEQIGSPYEVYNEPQTEFVATFLGAANVVTGRPRERVIEIDDEHFLFSQGYEPLGAEQVKIVFRPEDIVLGHLNGRLETPHQFGRAEVLDVAFAGATESLTVRLLPKSQSGLTLASAAIGARPAANIVLKVTRTKWDAHRLPLQPGDVVTLGLKSYKLLCA; this is encoded by the coding sequence ATGGCGAGAGAACTGGCAATCCCCTTTTATCCTGAAACTCGCACGGTTCAGACGCATGCCGATGGGCAGGCCAGAGCCGAGGCGCGCACCGCGTTGCGCGTGCAGCATCTGGTGAAATACATCGGGGACGAATTGATTCTCGATGATGTCAGCTTTTCCGTGGCCGAAGGTGAGAGCCTCGTGCTGCTGGGACCCTCGGGCAGTGGCAAGAGCACGACCTTACGCTTGCTGGCGGGCTTGGCCGGGCCGGATGGCGGCGGCATTTTTCTGAAGGGCCGCCACATCGAACATTTGCGCGCGCGCGAACGCAACATCGGCGTGATCTTTCAGCATTACTCGCTGTTCCCGCGCATGACCGTGGCCGAAAACATCGCCTTCGGCTTGAAGATTCGCGGCGTCAAAAAGCAGCAACGCTTTGAGAAGGCTGACGAGATGCTGACGATGATCGGGCTGACCGAACATCGTGACAAATACCCGGCGCAACTTTCGGGCGGCCAGCAACAGCGCGTCGCGATTGCGCGGGCGTTGGCTTACGAACCGGACTTGCTGCTCTTTGACGAATCGTTCAGCGCGCTCGATCCGCAAACGCGCGTCGGCTTACGCCGCGAAATCCGCGCCCTGTTGCGCCGGTTGCGCGTGCCGGCCATCTTCATCACGCACGATCAGGAAGAGGGCATGGAACTTGGCGATCAAATCGCCATCCTCAATCGCGGGCGCATCGAACAGATCGGCTCGCCCTATGAGGTTTACAACGAACCGCAGACCGAATTCGTCGCCACCTTCCTGGGCGCCGCCAATGTCGTAACCGGGCGGCCCCGCGAGCGCGTCATCGAAATTGACGACGAGCATTTTCTGTTCAGCCAAGGTTACGAACCGCTGGGGGCTGAGCAGGTCAAAATCGTCTTTCGTCCCGAAGACATCGTGCTGGGCCATTTGAATGGCCGCCTCGAAACGCCGCATCAATTTGGCCGCGCCGAAGTGCTGGATGTCGCGTTTGCGGGGGCCACGGAATCTCTAACCGTGCGCTTGTTGCCCAAGAGTCAGAGCGGGTTGACGCTGGCGAGTGCCGCAATTGGCGCAAGGCCTGCCGCGAACATTGTCCTCAAAGTCACGCGGACGAAATGGGACGCACACCGTTTGCCCTTGCAACCGGGCGATGTGGTGACGCTGGGCTTGAAGTCTTATAAATTGCTGTGCGCTTGA
- a CDS encoding AAA family ATPase, translating into METATSTIHVAIVEDDRSLREGLGLLINATPGFRCPRTFGSVEEALHELGANVPEVLLLDIHLPGMLGSDGVKVFRERFPQMQVLMLTVYAEQDKIFESICNGACGYLLKKTPPARLLDSIREAHEGGSPMSPEIARKVVTLFQKTGHLIGTSAQPDDQLTPQEVRLLQLLSDGHSYQSAAGQLNISVNTVRNYIRSIYDKLHVHSKNEAVSKALRSRIIPHWRIKMSHSELQFGAFRIPAKVDLLYRGAEMVALERRAVQVLRFLAEHSERVVTKDELLEAVWPDTFTTDGVLKRAISQARRALGDVADQARFIETYHGQGYRFIADVTCEAAPVVQKDAPVSAASPAPEAQRSGGAGTAAAPALIPPAPAVTGEQRVPVFDSPSMRHAGIVPFTTGAGLGVPDYNQLVGREAELQQLQTEYTRVLAGNGRPVMILGEPGIGKTQLARAFVRWSQAQGALCLSARFFDYQASRLAPYEVFLDLLRTVLGVPNAGASECAQPLAACDLRALAQQQLGVTLPDELFADANARLIKTTGTLVMPESAIRNPQSAIPKTTGPLISNSSNSRTVVALSQCFVRASLHRPLVLVFDDLQWADEASRDCVGYLLRTLQSEPLMIVSLARAEAANDRHHPLAEWLRRQASLRSYTALTLGPLNADDCRSASEAVFNQTLHVPPADLQRLHHVTGGNPYFLTEMLRLLVSESAITFNPTQAIWEWQGLKDLHLPDTIVMAAHAKLDRLSEEVRELAEAAAVIGDEFRIETLAQMLGRGEEEIESLLLAGVKVGVLSERGVSAGNDARFYHTTLRHVLYENLPPRRRKRLHLQAAQALERVYRRDRERVAEALSAHYEAAGDALRTFEWSMRAWQAASSRQSWSEAMSNIERARRAADDVQRGATAPLDPAERLRVLFAWGETCYATGNLPEAERAYSEAVALANAVHDRGGLAVALLQRGQTQMGLGQYREAVLVTEQALELYRQLNDVEGVALALLQLGGVQVRLGHYDAAAEFAQQALADVALNSQIAAVAFGLLGWARALQGHYSEGVPLLERAVDYMGSIGDAQRRALLLRRRHWADLARGRYEGAIELALRARDDFRSVGDARGEAQMDLGIGQARLAQGLYDEAVELLKRAQESLRRVGDTHIEAEAQWLLGRAYCELGQHPLAEAHLTGALLTIRESVGDRADEFRMLTDLARLRLATDEAEFALALATEAVVIADELHNVDGLGLALIEQARAQFALGDTAKALAGLRRALSLLEESGAGERWRGSQALALVLEQSPDEKHQREAVEALRSCVRLLNEMREQIAAADAARGALFRQARGCWAEKLAAKLRQQGAQAEADTLARVWELNVPR; encoded by the coding sequence ATGGAAACGGCTACCAGCACCATTCATGTCGCCATCGTCGAAGACGACCGTTCGTTGCGCGAAGGCCTGGGCTTATTGATCAACGCGACGCCGGGCTTTCGCTGCCCGCGCACCTTCGGTTCGGTCGAAGAAGCGCTGCACGAATTGGGCGCGAACGTGCCCGAGGTGCTGCTGCTCGACATTCATTTGCCCGGCATGCTCGGTTCGGACGGTGTGAAAGTCTTCCGCGAACGCTTCCCGCAGATGCAGGTGTTGATGCTGACCGTCTATGCCGAGCAGGACAAGATTTTTGAATCCATCTGCAACGGCGCGTGCGGCTATTTGCTCAAGAAAACGCCGCCCGCCCGCCTGCTCGATTCCATTCGTGAAGCGCACGAGGGCGGCTCGCCGATGTCGCCCGAAATCGCGCGCAAGGTCGTCACGCTCTTTCAAAAGACCGGCCATCTCATTGGCACATCCGCTCAGCCCGATGACCAGCTCACGCCCCAGGAAGTCCGGCTCTTGCAACTGCTGTCCGACGGACACAGTTACCAGAGCGCCGCCGGACAACTCAATATCAGTGTCAACACGGTGCGCAATTACATCCGCAGCATCTACGACAAACTCCACGTCCATTCCAAAAACGAAGCGGTCAGCAAAGCCCTGCGCAGCCGCATCATTCCGCATTGGAGAATCAAGATGTCACACAGCGAATTGCAATTTGGAGCCTTTCGCATTCCGGCCAAGGTGGACTTGCTCTATCGCGGCGCCGAGATGGTCGCGCTTGAACGCCGCGCCGTGCAGGTGCTGCGCTTTTTGGCCGAACACAGCGAACGCGTCGTCACCAAAGACGAGTTGCTCGAAGCCGTCTGGCCCGATACCTTCACGACCGATGGCGTGCTGAAACGCGCGATTTCACAGGCCCGGCGCGCGTTGGGCGATGTGGCCGATCAGGCGCGCTTCATCGAAACCTATCACGGCCAGGGCTATCGTTTTATCGCCGATGTGACTTGCGAGGCCGCGCCTGTTGTTCAAAAAGACGCGCCTGTCTCAGCCGCGTCGCCCGCGCCGGAAGCACAACGCAGTGGCGGCGCGGGCACTGCGGCAGCGCCCGCGTTGATTCCGCCCGCGCCAGCCGTGACCGGCGAACAGCGCGTGCCTGTCTTTGATTCCCCTTCAATGCGTCACGCGGGCATCGTCCCGTTCACGACCGGTGCGGGGCTGGGCGTGCCCGATTACAACCAACTGGTCGGGCGCGAGGCCGAGTTGCAACAGTTGCAAACCGAATACACGCGCGTGCTGGCTGGGAATGGACGCCCGGTGATGATCCTGGGCGAACCGGGCATTGGCAAGACGCAACTGGCGCGGGCCTTTGTGCGCTGGTCGCAGGCCCAAGGTGCGCTTTGCCTGTCCGCGCGGTTCTTCGATTATCAGGCCAGCCGGTTGGCGCCTTACGAAGTCTTTCTTGATCTGTTGCGCACGGTCTTGGGCGTGCCGAATGCCGGTGCGAGCGAATGCGCGCAGCCGCTGGCGGCCTGTGATCTGCGCGCGCTGGCCCAGCAACAACTCGGCGTCACCTTGCCGGATGAACTGTTTGCTGATGCCAACGCACGTTTAATCAAAACCACCGGCACCCTAGTGATGCCCGAATCCGCCATCCGCAATCCCCAATCCGCAATCCCAAAAACTACCGGGCCGCTCATCAGCAACAGCAGCAATTCGCGCACGGTCGTGGCCTTGAGCCAGTGTTTTGTGCGCGCCAGTTTGCATCGTCCGCTGGTGCTGGTCTTCGACGATTTGCAATGGGCCGACGAGGCGAGCCGTGATTGCGTGGGCTATTTGCTGCGCACACTGCAAAGCGAACCGCTGATGATCGTCAGCCTGGCGCGCGCCGAAGCCGCCAACGACCGGCATCATCCGCTGGCTGAATGGTTGCGGCGGCAGGCCAGTTTGCGCAGCTACACCGCGCTGACGCTCGGGCCGCTGAACGCCGACGATTGCCGCAGCGCAAGCGAAGCCGTCTTCAACCAGACGCTGCACGTGCCACCCGCCGATTTGCAGCGGCTGCATCACGTGACGGGCGGCAATCCCTATTTCCTAACCGAGATGCTGCGGCTGTTGGTGTCAGAGAGCGCGATCACGTTCAATCCCACACAGGCGATTTGGGAATGGCAGGGCCTCAAGGATTTGCATTTGCCCGACACCATCGTGATGGCCGCGCACGCCAAGCTCGACCGGTTGAGCGAGGAAGTGCGCGAATTGGCCGAAGCCGCCGCCGTGATCGGCGATGAGTTCCGCATCGAAACGCTGGCGCAGATGCTGGGGCGCGGCGAAGAGGAAATCGAAAGCCTGCTGCTGGCCGGCGTCAAAGTCGGTGTGCTGTCTGAACGCGGCGTTTCGGCGGGCAATGACGCGCGGTTCTATCACACGACTCTGCGTCACGTGCTCTATGAAAACCTGCCGCCGCGCCGCCGCAAGCGGTTGCACCTGCAAGCCGCGCAAGCGTTGGAGCGCGTGTATCGCCGCGACCGCGAGCGCGTTGCCGAAGCCTTGAGCGCACATTACGAAGCCGCCGGTGACGCCCTGCGCACTTTTGAGTGGAGCATGCGCGCCTGGCAAGCCGCCAGCAGCCGCCAATCCTGGAGTGAAGCCATGTCCAACATCGAACGCGCCCGCCGCGCCGCCGACGACGTGCAGCGCGGGGCGACCGCGCCGCTCGATCCAGCCGAACGCCTGCGCGTGCTCTTCGCCTGGGGCGAAACCTGTTACGCCACGGGCAATTTGCCGGAAGCCGAACGCGCCTATAGCGAAGCCGTCGCGCTCGCCAACGCCGTGCATGACCGTGGCGGCTTGGCCGTGGCGCTGTTGCAACGCGGGCAAACGCAGATGGGCCTGGGCCAGTACCGCGAAGCTGTGCTCGTGACCGAGCAGGCGTTGGAGTTATACCGGCAACTCAACGATGTCGAAGGCGTGGCGCTGGCGCTGTTGCAACTGGGCGGCGTGCAGGTACGGCTGGGGCATTACGACGCGGCGGCAGAGTTCGCGCAACAGGCGCTGGCCGATGTCGCGCTCAACAGCCAGATTGCGGCGGTGGCCTTTGGCCTGTTGGGTTGGGCGCGCGCGCTGCAAGGGCATTATTCAGAAGGCGTACCGCTGCTCGAACGCGCGGTGGATTACATGGGCAGCATCGGCGATGCGCAGCGCCGCGCGCTGTTGTTGCGGCGGCGGCATTGGGCCGATCTGGCGCGGGGCCGTTATGAAGGCGCGATTGAACTGGCGCTGCGCGCGCGCGACGACTTTCGCAGCGTCGGCGACGCGCGCGGCGAAGCGCAGATGGATTTGGGCATCGGCCAGGCGCGGCTGGCGCAGGGGCTGTATGACGAGGCTGTCGAATTGCTCAAACGCGCGCAGGAAAGTTTGCGCCGCGTCGGCGACACTCACATCGAAGCCGAGGCCCAATGGCTGTTGGGCCGCGCGTATTGCGAATTGGGTCAACACCCGCTGGCCGAAGCGCATTTGACCGGCGCGCTGCTGACCATCCGCGAAAGCGTCGGCGACCGCGCTGACGAATTTCGCATGCTGACCGACCTGGCGCGCTTGCGGCTGGCGACGGACGAAGCTGAATTCGCGCTGGCCCTGGCGACCGAAGCCGTCGTCATTGCCGATGAGTTGCACAACGTGGATGGTTTGGGGTTGGCCTTGATTGAACAGGCGCGGGCGCAGTTTGCACTGGGCGATACGGCGAAAGCCCTGGCTGGCTTGCGACGCGCGCTGAGCCTGTTGGAAGAGAGCGGCGCGGGCGAACGCTGGCGCGGCTCTCAGGCGCTGGCGCTGGTGTTAGAACAAAGCCCGGACGAGAAGCACCAACGCGAAGCCGTCGAAGCGTTGCGCAGTTGCGTGCGGCTGTTGAACGAGATGCGCGAACAAATCGCGGCGGCGGATGCGGCGCGCGGCGCGCTCTTTCGCCAGGCGCGCGGCTGTTGGGCGGAAAAGCTGGCCGCCAAGTTGCGGCAGCAAGGGGCGCAGGCGGAAGCGGACACCTTGGCGCGCGTTTGGGAACTGAACGTGCCGCGTTGA
- a CDS encoding cupin domain-containing protein: MKLTKRDLTVALLAASATWAGVSFARDDKPIMGSSVWDWNKIAATPNTHGAVRKFFQAPTATLDELECHVTTLNPGESPHAPHQHADEEIVIVKEGTVESLVGGEKHILGPGSVIFQASNQMHAIRNVGKTPATYHVFKWNSPGMLKAKSEK, from the coding sequence ATGAAACTAACCAAACGTGATTTGACCGTGGCGCTGCTGGCGGCGAGTGCGACCTGGGCGGGCGTATCGTTCGCGCGCGACGACAAACCGATCATGGGATCGTCGGTCTGGGACTGGAACAAGATTGCCGCCACGCCGAACACGCACGGCGCGGTGCGCAAATTCTTTCAGGCGCCGACCGCGACGCTGGATGAGTTGGAATGTCACGTCACGACGCTCAACCCCGGCGAATCGCCCCACGCGCCGCACCAGCACGCAGACGAAGAGATCGTCATTGTTAAAGAAGGCACGGTCGAGTCATTGGTCGGCGGAGAAAAGCACATTCTGGGGCCGGGGTCGGTGATCTTTCAGGCGTCGAATCAAATGCACGCGATTCGCAATGTCGGCAAAACGCCCGCGACCTATCACGTCTTCAAATGGAATTCGCCGGGAATGTTGAAAGCGAAAAGTGAAAAGTGA
- a CDS encoding tetratricopeptide repeat protein, with protein MIETNKSNLSSEPASELPRTGALPKSGNLCHNLGVTARVQPEPSQAKSLWQGALQLAETAAGDDPLHLAQFLDHLAKLYEANGDQAKAVRLYERLARVLESTRPQPTRPQPARTQSAAARSETNRWRLHTWQRLAALQQTQGRLSEAEPWLRQALELAETAFRKCSPETGAVHHRLAILLQARQRLDEACAHYEEALAINETLFGEEHSSVTDLCRDLSRLEIARGHWAEAEHFAHRALVTRERVLGAAHPALVPDLKLLAAIQENLQRHAAAEQLYRRAVAIVERRYGPEHYEMAVLWQALARLSGAPAAERCYLHALAIKEKLLGVQNLEVAELLETLAQFYQTQLREQEAEVYRQRAAQIFGRMKDEA; from the coding sequence ATGATCGAGACGAACAAGAGCAATTTGAGCAGCGAGCCGGCGAGCGAGTTGCCGCGCACGGGTGCATTGCCCAAATCAGGCAACTTATGCCATAACCTGGGTGTCACCGCGCGCGTCCAACCAGAGCCGTCACAAGCCAAGTCGCTCTGGCAGGGCGCGCTGCAATTGGCCGAAACGGCAGCCGGCGATGACCCGCTGCACTTGGCCCAATTTCTCGATCATCTGGCAAAACTTTATGAAGCGAATGGCGACCAAGCCAAAGCGGTCCGGCTCTATGAGCGGCTAGCGCGTGTGCTCGAATCCACCAGGCCACAGCCCACACGGCCACAGCCCGCTCGGACGCAATCCGCCGCCGCGCGATCCGAAACAAATCGCTGGCGTTTGCATACCTGGCAGCGTTTGGCGGCCTTGCAACAGACGCAAGGCCGCTTAAGCGAAGCCGAACCTTGGTTGCGCCAAGCGCTGGAGCTGGCGGAAACCGCCTTTCGCAAATGCAGTCCCGAAACTGGCGCGGTGCACCATCGGCTGGCGATCCTGCTGCAAGCGCGGCAACGCCTGGACGAAGCCTGCGCGCATTACGAAGAGGCGCTGGCGATCAACGAAACACTCTTTGGCGAAGAGCACAGTTCCGTCACCGATCTGTGCCGCGATCTGAGCCGGTTGGAAATCGCGCGCGGCCACTGGGCCGAAGCCGAACATTTTGCCCATCGCGCCTTGGTGACGCGCGAACGTGTGCTGGGCGCGGCCCATCCGGCACTGGTGCCTGACCTGAAACTGTTGGCGGCGATTCAGGAAAATTTGCAGCGGCACGCGGCGGCGGAACAACTTTACCGCCGCGCCGTGGCGATCGTTGAACGCCGGTATGGCCCCGAACATTACGAGATGGCCGTGTTGTGGCAGGCCCTGGCGCGCTTGAGCGGCGCGCCCGCAGCCGAACGTTGTTATTTGCACGCTCTGGCCATCAAAGAAAAGCTGCTCGGCGTGCAAAACCTGGAAGTCGCCGAATTGCTGGAAACCCTGGCGCAGTTTTACCAAACGCAACTGCGCGAGCAGGAAGCCGAGGTTTACCGCCAGCGCGCGGCGCAAATCTTCGGCAGGATGAAGGATGAAGCCTGA
- a CDS encoding ABC transporter permease, whose translation MSTAWEKQAAPLPGHGFDLARPLGIGFIVTAMLPLVMLPLASIFIYSLSKGPSHFWQALLNPAALFSLKLSLLTSSAATACNVFFGLIAAYVMTKYNFRGESALTIIISLPTAIPTAVAGFALLLLWGRQGLLGQFLERTDYQIMFTTAAIILANIFVTFPLAFGVIKPALENLDTSLEDAAETLGASRWQSFRYVILPSLRGAIITGALLTFARSIGEFGSTIMVSGNLALKTQTAPLYIFTKFNEGDVEGANAIAAVLAILSFAIFSLILLTRKKLEKG comes from the coding sequence ATGAGTACTGCCTGGGAAAAACAAGCTGCACCATTGCCTGGCCACGGTTTTGATTTGGCGCGCCCGCTGGGGATTGGCTTCATCGTGACGGCGATGCTGCCACTGGTGATGCTGCCGCTGGCTTCGATCTTTATTTATTCGCTGAGCAAAGGGCCGTCGCATTTTTGGCAGGCGTTACTCAATCCGGCGGCGCTCTTTTCACTGAAGTTGAGTTTGCTGACCAGCAGCGCGGCCACGGCCTGCAATGTTTTCTTCGGATTGATCGCCGCGTATGTGATGACGAAGTACAACTTTCGCGGCGAATCGGCGTTGACGATCATCATCAGCTTGCCGACCGCGATTCCGACGGCGGTGGCGGGCTTTGCGTTGTTGTTGTTGTGGGGACGGCAGGGCTTGCTGGGGCAATTCCTGGAACGCACCGATTATCAAATCATGTTCACGACAGCGGCGATCATCCTGGCGAATATCTTCGTCACGTTCCCGCTGGCCTTTGGCGTAATCAAACCGGCGCTCGAAAACCTGGATACCAGTTTGGAAGACGCCGCCGAAACTTTAGGCGCGTCACGTTGGCAATCGTTTCGGTACGTGATTTTGCCGAGTTTGCGCGGCGCGATCATCACGGGCGCGCTGTTGACCTTCGCGCGTTCGATTGGCGAATTCGGTTCGACGATTATGGTCAGCGGCAATCTGGCGTTGAAGACGCAAACCGCGCCCCTTTACATCTTCACCAAATTCAACGAAGGCGATGTCGAAGGCGCCAATGCGATTGCCGCCGTGCTGGCGATCCTTTCGTTTGCGATCTTTTCCTTGATTTTATTGACTCGCAAGAAACTAGAAAAAGGGTGA
- a CDS encoding sulfate ABC transporter substrate-binding protein: MTNCRRKSDIAKEATITVYGFSVVKEPLENDIIPAFERDWATKTGQHLTFTPSFAGSEMVTNQIVSGVEADLAILAIERNAQRLMDTAATKSDWRWLPYNGIVNKTPMVILVRQGNPKKIRDFSDLAKPGVKLIHPDPTASGGGQWSLLAIYGSEIAKSEHRKDERDEAAAFDLLRRVWANVIATPDSARAARTQLERGEGDALITYEMEALQLKAKKLPFEIVVPQSTIFCEHPVVIVDHGMPPAKYALVELFARYLWSEDAQRAWVKANFRSINFEELNRANPRFAKIELPFTVGDLGGWQRAYPEIIEGVWKRRIQMAK; the protein is encoded by the coding sequence TTGACAAATTGCCGCCGCAAGTCCGACATCGCCAAGGAAGCCACGATCACGGTTTACGGTTTCAGCGTGGTCAAAGAGCCGCTCGAAAACGATATTATCCCGGCGTTTGAGCGTGACTGGGCCACCAAGACGGGCCAGCACCTGACCTTCACGCCCTCGTTTGCCGGTTCGGAGATGGTCACAAACCAGATCGTCTCCGGCGTGGAAGCCGATCTGGCGATTCTGGCCATCGAACGCAATGCGCAGCGCTTAATGGATACCGCCGCGACCAAGAGCGATTGGCGCTGGCTGCCGTACAACGGCATCGTCAACAAGACACCGATGGTGATTTTGGTGCGGCAGGGCAATCCGAAAAAGATTCGCGATTTCTCCGACCTCGCCAAACCGGGCGTGAAACTGATTCATCCTGACCCAACGGCATCCGGCGGCGGGCAATGGTCGTTGCTGGCGATTTACGGTTCCGAAATCGCCAAGTCGGAACACCGCAAGGATGAGCGCGATGAGGCGGCGGCCTTTGATTTGCTAAGGCGAGTTTGGGCGAACGTAATTGCTACACCCGATTCGGCGCGCGCCGCCCGCACGCAGTTGGAACGCGGCGAAGGCGATGCGCTGATCACTTATGAGATGGAGGCCTTACAGTTGAAGGCGAAAAAGCTGCCCTTTGAGATCGTCGTGCCGCAAAGCACGATCTTTTGCGAGCACCCGGTCGTGATCGTGGATCACGGGATGCCGCCCGCGAAATACGCGCTGGTGGAGTTGTTCGCGCGCTATTTGTGGTCTGAAGATGCGCAACGGGCTTGGGTCAAAGCGAACTTTCGTTCGATCAATTTTGAAGAATTGAACCGTGCCAACCCGCGTTTCGCCAAAATCGAATTGCCGTTTACCGTCGGCGACCTGGGGGGCTGGCAGCGCGCTTATCCCGAAATTATCGAAGGCGTGTGGAAACGCCGGATTCAAATGGCCAAATAG
- a CDS encoding M15 family metallopeptidase: MQKRMLVPIIAVILLFFAVPAWAQEMPNESGKFRPPDLVELIKLDSTIKLDIRYATANNFVGKPVYQEARAFLQRPAADALVRAHHKLKAQGYGLLIFDGYRPWAITKLFWDVTPPDKHNFVANPAKGSKHNRGCAVDLSLYDLKTGQEVPMPGAYDEMTERSYPTYKGGTAEQRRTRDLLRRVMEAEGFAVNEYEWWHFDYKDWRRYPILNVGFAELDQRAQHPKANRIQRMSKIAKP, translated from the coding sequence ATGCAGAAAAGAATGCTTGTGCCGATCATTGCTGTAATCCTATTGTTTTTTGCCGTGCCTGCCTGGGCGCAAGAGATGCCCAACGAGTCCGGCAAATTTCGCCCGCCTGATCTGGTCGAACTCATCAAGCTCGATTCCACCATCAAGCTCGACATACGCTATGCCACCGCGAACAACTTCGTCGGCAAGCCGGTATATCAGGAAGCGCGCGCCTTTTTGCAGCGCCCGGCTGCCGATGCTTTAGTCCGTGCCCATCACAAATTGAAAGCGCAAGGTTATGGCTTGTTGATCTTCGACGGTTATCGTCCCTGGGCGATCACCAAGTTGTTTTGGGATGTCACGCCGCCCGACAAACACAACTTCGTCGCCAATCCGGCCAAAGGCTCGAAACACAATCGCGGCTGTGCGGTGGATTTGTCGCTTTACGATCTGAAAACTGGGCAGGAAGTGCCGATGCCGGGCGCGTATGACGAGATGACCGAGCGTTCCTATCCCACTTACAAAGGCGGCACCGCTGAACAGCGCCGCACCCGCGATCTGTTGCGCCGGGTGATGGAAGCCGAAGGCTTCGCCGTCAATGAATATGAGTGGTGGCATTTCGATTACAAGGACTGGCGGCGCTATCCGATCCTCAATGTCGGCTTTGCCGAACTGGATCAGCGCGCGCAGCATCCCAAGGCCAATCGTATTCAGCGTATGTCAAAGATTGCCAAGCCGTAA